Genomic DNA from bacterium:
AGCATGCCACCGCCGAGCTGGTCCAGCCGCGCGCGGATGCCGAAGAGCCCGAGACTCTCCTTCTTGCCGGCGTCCGGCAGGCCCCCGTCGAAACCGCGCCCCTCGTCCGAGACCTCGATGCTCAAGCAGTCGCGCGCGCCGTGGCCCAGCCGCACCTGGGCCCGGTCCGTGCCCGCGTGCTTCACGACGTTCAGCAGCAGCTCGCGCACGGACTGGAAGAGCAGGACGCGAACGCTCTCGTCCTCGACGTTGGCGTCCTCCTGGGCCTGCACGACGACCTGCAGCCCGTGCTCGGCCCGCATCTGCTGTGCCAGCCAGCGCAGGGCCGCGGCGAACGAGCCCTCGTAGAGCACCGGCGCGCTGATCTCCGCCGTCAGCGAGCGGGACGCCTCGATGGCGGCGCCGACCTGGTCCTCGATCGTGTGCAGCTCGGCGCGCAGCGGCTGGCCCTTCGGCGACATCTGCAGCATGCCCAGCCCGAGCCGCGCGCCGACGAGAATCTGCTGGAGATGGTCGTGGAGCCGCACCGCCATGCGCCGGCGCTCGCGCTGCTCGGCCAGGATCAGCTCCGAGGCCAGCTCGCGCAGCTGCGCGGTGCGCTGCCG
This window encodes:
- a CDS encoding response regulator; translation: MSPHLKDLIRGPLHILTVEDSATDAELLAIALAGEFPAGQSVTWARTLEQALECLHHGAFDVLLMDLSLPDSSGLDGIRRIRGEWPHVPIVIVTGTLDEELAAAAVDLGVQDYLLKGRLTGRIVSRVIMYAILRQRAEEMMRRANVELEDKVRQRTAQLRELASELILAEQRERRRMAVRLHDHLQQILVGARLGLGMLQMSPKGQPLRAELHTIEDQVGAAIEASRSLTAEISAPVLYEGSFAAALRWLAQQMRAEHGLQVVVQAQEDANVEDESVRVLLFQSVRELLLNVVKHAGTDRAQVRLGHGARDCLSIEVSDEGRGFDGGLPDAGKKESLGLFGIRARLDQLGGGML